In Cupriavidus basilensis, one genomic interval encodes:
- a CDS encoding UvrD-helicase domain-containing protein: protein MTHGLNPAQSEAVRYLDGPCLVLAGAGSGKTRVITQKIAHLIEDKGFQPKHIAAVTFTNKAAKEMQERIAKLMEGKTTREGKRIPIKQITVSTFHSLGVQILRAEAEHVGLKPRFSIMDSDDCFGMVQEQLASTDKKLIRSVQSTISLWKNGMVDPETAIAQADNPDDHQAALIYRNYVATLHAYQAVDFDDLIRLPAELFARNEEVRLRWQNRLRYFLVDEYQDTNACQYQLLKQLAGGSHLRAPAFTAVGDDDQAIYGWRGATLDNLKLLQTDFPDLKVVKLEQNYRSTVRILEAANAVISNNPKLFDKKLWSEHGMGDPIAVNPMNDEEHEAESVVFRLSAHKFERRAQFRDYAILYRGNHQARLFEQILRRERIPYVLSGGQSFFDKAEIKDICAYLRLIANPDDDPAFIRAITTPKRGVGNTTLEVLGTFAGQAKVSLFEAAMMGGIEGKLQPRQLEPLRVFCEAMVRLAGRAASDPATQVLDDMMEGIHYEAYLYDTFDERQAQSRWTNTLEFLDWLKRKGTKPEATGEGEEATGFDTADGFGDEGKNLLELTQTVALMSMLEGREEDPDAVRLSTLHASKGLEYPHVFLVGVEEGILPHCREDEDMSDEKIEEERRLMYVGITRAQRSLHLSWCKKRKRARDTYSCEPSRFIGEMKLEEAPAIKDETPTMSPKDRLAGLKALLGTPGKTSA from the coding sequence ATGACCCACGGACTCAACCCTGCCCAATCCGAAGCCGTTCGCTACCTCGACGGCCCCTGCCTGGTGCTCGCCGGCGCCGGCTCGGGCAAGACTCGGGTGATCACGCAGAAAATCGCCCACCTGATCGAGGACAAGGGCTTCCAGCCCAAGCACATCGCCGCGGTGACCTTCACCAACAAGGCCGCCAAGGAGATGCAGGAGCGGATCGCCAAGCTGATGGAAGGCAAGACCACGCGCGAGGGCAAGCGCATTCCCATCAAGCAGATCACGGTGAGCACCTTCCACTCGCTGGGCGTGCAGATCCTGCGCGCCGAGGCCGAGCACGTGGGCCTGAAGCCGCGCTTTTCCATCATGGACTCGGACGATTGCTTTGGCATGGTGCAGGAGCAACTCGCCTCCACTGACAAGAAGCTGATCCGCAGCGTGCAGAGCACCATCTCGCTGTGGAAGAACGGCATGGTCGATCCCGAGACCGCCATCGCCCAGGCCGACAACCCCGACGATCACCAGGCGGCGCTGATCTACCGCAACTACGTGGCGACGCTGCATGCCTACCAGGCAGTGGACTTCGACGACCTGATCCGCCTGCCGGCGGAGCTGTTCGCGCGCAACGAAGAGGTGCGCCTGCGCTGGCAGAACCGGCTGCGCTACTTCCTGGTGGACGAGTACCAGGACACCAACGCCTGCCAGTACCAGTTGCTCAAGCAGCTCGCCGGTGGCTCGCACCTGCGCGCGCCGGCTTTCACCGCGGTGGGTGACGACGACCAGGCCATCTATGGCTGGCGCGGCGCCACGCTGGACAACCTCAAGCTGCTGCAGACCGATTTCCCTGACCTCAAGGTGGTCAAGCTGGAGCAGAACTACCGCTCCACCGTGCGCATCCTGGAGGCGGCCAACGCGGTCATCTCCAACAATCCCAAGCTGTTCGACAAGAAGCTGTGGAGCGAGCACGGCATGGGCGACCCCATTGCCGTCAACCCGATGAACGATGAGGAGCACGAGGCGGAGTCGGTCGTGTTCCGCCTGTCGGCCCACAAGTTCGAGCGGCGCGCGCAGTTCCGCGACTACGCCATCCTGTACCGCGGCAACCACCAGGCGCGGCTGTTCGAGCAGATCCTGCGCCGCGAGCGCATTCCCTATGTGCTCTCGGGCGGGCAGAGCTTCTTTGACAAGGCCGAGATCAAGGACATCTGCGCCTACCTGCGCCTGATCGCCAACCCGGACGACGATCCCGCCTTCATCCGCGCCATCACCACGCCCAAGCGCGGCGTGGGCAACACCACGCTGGAAGTGCTTGGCACCTTCGCCGGCCAGGCCAAGGTGTCGTTGTTCGAGGCGGCCATGATGGGCGGCATCGAAGGCAAGCTCCAGCCGCGCCAGCTGGAGCCGCTGCGGGTGTTTTGCGAAGCCATGGTGCGCCTGGCCGGGCGCGCGGCCAGCGATCCCGCCACCCAGGTGCTCGACGACATGATGGAAGGCATTCATTACGAGGCCTACCTGTACGACACCTTCGACGAGCGCCAGGCCCAGTCGCGCTGGACCAACACGCTGGAATTCCTCGACTGGCTCAAGCGCAAGGGCACCAAGCCCGAGGCCACGGGCGAGGGCGAGGAGGCCACCGGCTTCGACACTGCCGATGGCTTTGGCGACGAGGGCAAGAACCTGCTGGAGCTGACCCAGACGGTGGCGCTGATGAGCATGCTCGAAGGCCGCGAGGAGGATCCCGACGCGGTGCGCCTGTCGACGCTGCACGCCTCCAAGGGGCTGGAGTACCCGCACGTGTTCCTGGTCGGGGTGGAAGAGGGCATCCTGCCCCACTGCCGCGAAGACGAAGACATGAGCGACGAGAAGATCGAGGAAGAGCGCCGCCTGATGTATGTCGGCATCACACGCGCGCAGCGCAGCCTGCACCTGAGCTGGTGCAAGAAGCGCAAGCGCGCCCGCGACACCTACTCTTGCGAGCCCTCGCGCTTTATCGGCGAGATGAAGCTCGAAGAGGCCCCCGCGATCAAGGACGAAACGCCCACCATGAGCCCCAAGGACCGCCTGGCCGGCCTCAAGGCCTTGCTGGGAACGCCAGGCAAGACCTCGGCATGA
- a CDS encoding ABC transporter substrate-binding protein produces the protein MHASSLIANPARPPRRRVLAALGSAMLAPASLLAQVPPRRPLVIGHLVDRGGAQADLARDYLAGAKVMFDAANAGAREPRVVHVVREVDADPRAATAQALSLVDGERAELLFGPSDALLPVLAASPELARRGVQIVAPLSGLSLAADHVWYTRADYRSELDAAIRQLRSYGLKQLVLAVAPDFAAGSLASGTPWRRQAEQEPGLQALTLDTGKGGDTGAVAQRIAAARPAAVIVAGDTLAYGNLGRALAARGWYGFLVGLSAVNSLAAREILGAGYVGGIVLTQIAPGPQDLTLRVVKEHVGRMKQFLDEPASPATLAGYIGAAWLVRTALAAPRGAGPADLRRALQARVDVGDFVLDFTRGSRGSQYVQLAAMGGGTAR, from the coding sequence ATGCACGCTTCTTCCCTGATCGCCAACCCCGCACGGCCGCCGCGCCGCCGGGTCCTGGCCGCGCTTGGCAGCGCCATGCTGGCGCCCGCCTCCTTGCTGGCGCAGGTGCCGCCGCGCCGCCCGCTGGTGATCGGCCACCTGGTGGACCGGGGCGGCGCCCAGGCCGACCTGGCGCGCGACTACCTGGCGGGGGCCAAAGTGATGTTCGATGCGGCCAACGCCGGCGCGCGCGAGCCGCGCGTGGTGCATGTGGTGCGCGAGGTCGACGCCGATCCGCGCGCGGCCACCGCGCAGGCGCTGTCGCTGGTCGACGGGGAGCGGGCGGAATTGCTGTTCGGCCCCAGCGATGCGCTGCTGCCGGTGTTGGCCGCCTCGCCCGAGCTAGCCCGGCGCGGCGTGCAGATCGTGGCGCCGCTGTCGGGGCTGTCGCTCGCGGCGGATCACGTCTGGTACACGCGGGCCGACTACCGCAGCGAGCTGGATGCGGCCATCCGGCAGTTGCGCAGCTATGGCCTCAAGCAACTGGTGCTGGCCGTGGCGCCGGATTTTGCGGCCGGCAGCCTGGCTAGCGGCACGCCGTGGCGGCGCCAGGCCGAGCAGGAACCGGGACTGCAGGCACTCACGCTGGATACGGGCAAGGGCGGCGACACCGGCGCGGTGGCGCAACGCATCGCCGCCGCGCGCCCGGCCGCGGTGATCGTGGCGGGCGATACGCTGGCTTATGGCAATCTCGGCCGCGCGCTGGCGGCGCGCGGCTGGTACGGCTTCCTGGTGGGCTTGTCGGCGGTCAATTCGCTGGCGGCACGCGAAATTCTTGGCGCCGGCTACGTCGGCGGCATCGTGCTGACGCAGATCGCCCCGGGACCGCAGGACCTGACCCTGCGCGTGGTCAAGGAGCACGTGGGCCGGATGAAGCAGTTCCTGGACGAACCCGCCTCGCCGGCCACGCTGGCCGGCTATATCGGCGCGGCCTGGCTGGTGCGCACGGCGCTGGCCGCGCCGCGCGGGGCCGGCCCGGCGGACCTGCGGCGCGCGCTGCAGGCCCGCGTCGACGTGGGCGATTTCGTGCTGGATTTCACGCGCGGCTCGCGCGGCTCGCAGTATGTGCAGCTTGCGGCGATGGGTGGCGGCACCGCGCGGTGA
- a CDS encoding response regulator, whose translation MDHSPASPLHLLIVDDDPQIRAMLAEYLSTFGIEADGAEGGAAMRAAMATREYDLVVLDLSLRGENGLTLCREIRERSDLPVIMLTARTELADRVVGLEVGADDYVTKPFEMRELVARIHTVLRRVRGGGAKRPAAAGGHELRFGNWRLNTTLRQLVDGEETVVPLSNAEFRLLLAFIEHPNRVLDRELLINQARGRDLDVFDRSIDLLVSRLRQKLRDDPRDPTLIRTVRGEGYVFTGAVEA comes from the coding sequence ATGGACCATTCTCCCGCCTCGCCCCTTCATTTGCTGATCGTCGACGACGATCCGCAGATCCGCGCCATGCTGGCCGAGTACCTATCCACCTTTGGCATCGAAGCCGACGGCGCCGAGGGCGGCGCCGCCATGCGCGCCGCCATGGCCACGCGCGAGTACGACCTGGTGGTGCTCGACCTCTCTTTGCGCGGCGAAAACGGCCTGACGCTGTGCCGCGAGATCCGCGAGCGCAGCGACCTGCCGGTAATCATGCTCACCGCGCGCACTGAACTGGCCGACCGCGTGGTCGGGCTGGAGGTGGGCGCCGACGACTATGTCACCAAGCCCTTCGAGATGCGCGAGCTGGTGGCGCGCATCCACACCGTGCTGCGCCGTGTCCGGGGCGGCGGCGCGAAACGCCCGGCGGCGGCGGGCGGCCATGAACTGCGCTTCGGCAACTGGCGCCTGAACACCACGCTGCGCCAGCTGGTGGATGGCGAGGAAACCGTGGTGCCGTTGTCCAATGCGGAATTCCGGCTGCTGCTGGCGTTTATCGAGCACCCGAACCGCGTGCTGGATCGCGAGCTGCTGATCAACCAGGCGCGCGGCCGCGATCTCGATGTCTTCGATCGCAGCATCGACCTGCTGGTCTCGCGCCTGCGCCAGAAGCTGCGCGACGATCCGCGCGACCCGACGCTGATCCGTACCGTCCGAGGCGAGGGCTATGTCTTCACCGGTGCCGTCGAAGCCTGA
- the gcvT gene encoding glycine cleavage system aminomethyltransferase GcvT produces the protein MTLQATPLNAIHRALGARMVDFGGWDMPVNYGSQIEEHHAVRSDAGMFDVSHMCVVDLKGANVRPFLRGLLANNVDKLQTPGKALYSCMLDEKGGVIDDLIVYFFAEDYFRLVVNAGTANNDIEWIAARNAATNSGVRITPRRHDNAPDGVDPLAIVAVQGPNARAKVWSAFPSTQPSEALKPFNAVVVQDPALGEVMVARTGYTGEDGFELVVPAENVAGLWEKLIAEGVRPAGLGARDTLRLEAGMNLYGQDMDIHTSPLNAGLGWTVDLQSERDFTGKAALVAGGKTQQFVGLILRPANGKAGGVLRAHQKVITPAGEGEITSGTFSPSLSQSIAFARLPLDVALGAEVQVEIRDRKLAATVVKLPFVRNGKALVS, from the coding sequence ATGACGCTCCAGGCCACGCCCCTCAACGCCATCCACCGCGCACTCGGCGCCCGCATGGTCGACTTTGGCGGCTGGGACATGCCGGTCAACTACGGCTCCCAGATCGAGGAACACCATGCCGTGCGCAGCGATGCCGGCATGTTCGACGTCTCGCACATGTGCGTGGTCGACCTCAAGGGCGCCAATGTGCGCCCCTTCCTGCGCGGCCTTCTGGCCAACAACGTCGACAAGCTGCAAACGCCGGGCAAGGCGCTGTACTCCTGCATGCTGGATGAGAAGGGTGGCGTCATCGACGACCTGATCGTCTATTTCTTCGCCGAGGACTACTTCCGCCTGGTGGTGAACGCCGGCACCGCCAACAACGATATCGAATGGATCGCCGCGCGCAACGCCGCCACCAATAGCGGCGTGCGCATCACGCCGCGCCGCCACGACAATGCGCCCGACGGCGTGGACCCGCTGGCCATCGTTGCGGTGCAGGGCCCGAATGCCCGCGCCAAGGTGTGGAGCGCCTTCCCCTCGACGCAACCCAGCGAAGCCCTGAAGCCGTTCAACGCCGTCGTGGTGCAGGACCCCGCCCTTGGCGAAGTCATGGTGGCACGCACCGGCTACACCGGCGAAGACGGGTTCGAGCTGGTGGTGCCAGCCGAGAACGTGGCCGGCCTGTGGGAAAAGCTGATCGCCGAGGGCGTGCGCCCGGCGGGCCTGGGCGCGCGCGACACGCTGCGCCTGGAGGCCGGCATGAACCTGTACGGCCAGGACATGGATATCCACACCTCGCCGCTCAACGCCGGCCTGGGCTGGACCGTGGACCTGCAAAGCGAACGCGACTTCACCGGCAAGGCGGCCCTGGTCGCCGGCGGCAAGACCCAGCAGTTCGTCGGGCTGATCCTGCGCCCGGCCAACGGAAAAGCGGGCGGCGTGCTGCGCGCCCACCAGAAGGTCATCACCCCTGCTGGCGAAGGCGAAATCACCAGCGGCACCTTCAGCCCCTCGCTGTCCCAATCCATCGCTTTTGCCCGCCTGCCGCTCGACGTTGCGCTCGGCGCCGAGGTGCAGGTCGAGATCCGCGACCGCAAACTCGCCGCGACTGTGGTTAAACTGCCGTTTGTGCGCAATGGCAAGGCACTCGTGAGCTGA
- a CDS encoding ATP-binding protein encodes MSSPVPSKPERAGWVARHDSMFIRLFLVMAAIMLAVHLLGVTVIESVFPRPGHTGFTFVPGDEMPPPPPDAEARADNGQGGAGAPVPPRRPRRTHGLGPPRLGQLFQLAAIVAASWVGARLLARPVQRLASSAGRLAQDVHAPPLDEDSGPAEARAAAKAFNHMQQRIRTQLAQQSRFLAAVSHDLRTPLTRMSLRIEGVDDNQVRYRLRQDLAEMNGLIDATLYYLRERDGAAAPRQRVDVHALLQAVVDDATEVGQDVTLSGDAEPLLAYPAELRRAVVNLVENAHRYGGSACIELVDSPERVVIDVCDNGPGIPPEEMARVLEPFYRLESSRNRATGGVGMGLSIAADIVSRHGGELSLANRAEGGLRVRIVLPRA; translated from the coding sequence ATGTCTTCACCGGTGCCGTCGAAGCCTGAGCGCGCGGGCTGGGTAGCCCGCCACGACTCCATGTTCATCCGGCTGTTCCTGGTGATGGCCGCGATCATGCTGGCCGTGCATCTGCTCGGCGTCACGGTCATCGAGAGCGTGTTCCCGCGCCCGGGGCATACCGGCTTCACCTTCGTCCCCGGCGACGAGATGCCGCCGCCGCCCCCGGATGCCGAGGCGCGCGCGGACAACGGCCAAGGCGGGGCCGGGGCCCCAGTGCCGCCACGCCGCCCGCGCCGCACCCACGGTCTTGGGCCGCCGCGCCTGGGCCAGCTGTTCCAGCTCGCCGCCATTGTGGCCGCGTCCTGGGTGGGCGCACGATTGCTGGCCAGGCCGGTCCAGCGCCTGGCCAGCAGCGCCGGCAGGCTGGCCCAGGACGTGCATGCCCCGCCGCTGGACGAAGACAGCGGCCCGGCCGAGGCCCGCGCCGCAGCCAAGGCCTTCAACCACATGCAGCAGCGCATCCGCACCCAGCTGGCACAGCAATCGCGTTTCCTGGCCGCCGTGTCCCACGACCTGCGCACCCCGCTCACCCGCATGAGCCTGCGCATCGAAGGCGTCGACGACAACCAGGTCCGCTATCGCCTGCGCCAGGACCTGGCGGAGATGAACGGTCTGATCGATGCCACCCTGTATTACCTGCGCGAGCGCGACGGCGCTGCCGCGCCGCGCCAGCGGGTGGACGTGCATGCCTTGCTGCAAGCCGTGGTGGACGATGCCACGGAAGTCGGCCAGGACGTCACCTTGTCTGGCGACGCCGAGCCGCTGCTGGCCTATCCGGCCGAACTGCGCCGGGCCGTGGTCAACCTGGTCGAGAACGCGCACCGCTACGGCGGCAGCGCGTGCATTGAACTGGTGGACAGCCCCGAGCGGGTGGTGATCGATGTGTGCGACAACGGCCCCGGCATTCCGCCGGAGGAAATGGCGCGCGTGCTGGAGCCGTTCTACCGGCTCGAATCCTCGCGCAACCGTGCCACCGGCGGGGTCGGCATGGGCCTGTCGATCGCCGCGGATATCGTCTCGCGCCACGGCGGCGAGCTCAGCCTGGCCAACCGGGCGGAAGGCGGCCTGCGGGTGCGCATCGTGCTGCCGCGCGCCTGA
- the gcvH gene encoding glycine cleavage system protein GcvH: MNFPADLKYTESHEWVRVEADGTLTIGITDHAQDALGDIVFLELPEVGKSVGAGDALAVVESVKAASDIYAPVAGEVIAINDAAAASPESVNADAFDAWLFKLKPANSDDVNGLMSADAYKANVGA, from the coding sequence ATGAATTTCCCCGCCGACCTGAAATACACCGAGTCCCATGAGTGGGTGCGCGTCGAAGCCGACGGCACGCTGACCATCGGCATCACCGACCACGCGCAGGACGCGCTGGGCGACATCGTCTTCCTGGAACTGCCGGAAGTGGGCAAGTCGGTCGGCGCCGGCGACGCGCTGGCCGTGGTGGAGTCGGTCAAGGCCGCATCCGACATCTACGCTCCGGTGGCAGGCGAAGTGATCGCCATCAACGACGCCGCCGCCGCCTCGCCGGAAAGCGTCAATGCCGACGCCTTCGACGCCTGGCTGTTCAAGCTCAAGCCGGCCAACAGCGACGACGTGAACGGCCTGATGTCGGCCGACGCCTATAAGGCCAACGTCGGCGCCTGA
- the hemN gene encoding oxygen-independent coproporphyrinogen III oxidase: MDINGPRYTSYPTADRFHGGFGAQDYQQALADCAASATHAASTAKAAAPLSLYVHVPFCENICYYCGCNKIITKDHRRSARYVDYLAREMALVAQQLGTRREVVQSHWGGGTPTFLDPAEMRRVMDALHQHFRLLPEGEHSIEIDPRRIGDAQMALLAELGFNRISLGVQDFDAEVQRAIHRVQSLAETQAVVDAARRLGFRSVSMDLIYGLPHQTTARFAATVEQVLAMRPDRLSVYSYAHLPHVFKPQRRIDERALPAAAEKLDILVATIEQLTAAGYVYIGMDHFALPDDALAVAQREGRLQRNFQGYSTHAGHDQLGFGVSSIGAVAGRYVQNARTLDDYYSGLDAGVLPVMRGFAMRDEDRLRRDVIGALMCNGVLDMAAVEARHRIDFAGHFAHELAELAQLAEDGLVRCEPGRIEVTPLGRLLVRRLAMVFDGFLREDARRTEPAAIRSADAGTPLPMPTRYSRVV; the protein is encoded by the coding sequence ATGGATATCAACGGCCCGCGCTACACCTCGTACCCGACGGCGGACCGCTTCCACGGCGGCTTCGGCGCGCAGGACTACCAGCAGGCGCTGGCCGATTGCGCTGCCAGCGCCACCCACGCCGCCAGCACGGCCAAAGCCGCCGCGCCGCTCTCGCTGTACGTGCACGTGCCTTTCTGCGAGAACATCTGCTACTACTGCGGCTGCAACAAGATCATCACCAAGGACCACCGCCGCAGCGCCCGCTACGTGGACTACCTGGCGCGCGAGATGGCGCTGGTGGCGCAGCAGCTCGGCACGCGGCGCGAGGTAGTGCAGTCGCACTGGGGCGGCGGCACGCCGACCTTCCTCGATCCCGCCGAGATGCGCCGCGTCATGGACGCGCTGCACCAGCACTTCCGCCTGCTGCCCGAGGGCGAGCACTCGATCGAGATCGACCCGCGCCGCATCGGCGACGCGCAGATGGCGCTGCTGGCGGAACTTGGCTTTAACCGCATCAGCCTGGGCGTGCAGGATTTCGACGCCGAGGTCCAGCGCGCCATCCACCGCGTGCAATCGCTGGCCGAGACGCAGGCGGTCGTCGACGCCGCGCGCCGGCTGGGTTTCCGCTCGGTCAGCATGGACCTGATCTACGGCCTGCCGCACCAGACCACGGCGCGTTTTGCCGCCACCGTGGAACAAGTGCTGGCAATGCGCCCGGACCGGCTCTCGGTGTACAGCTACGCGCACTTGCCGCACGTGTTCAAGCCGCAGCGGCGCATCGACGAACGCGCACTGCCGGCCGCCGCCGAAAAACTCGACATCCTGGTCGCCACGATCGAGCAGCTGACCGCCGCGGGCTACGTCTACATTGGCATGGACCACTTCGCGCTGCCGGACGACGCGCTCGCCGTGGCCCAGCGCGAGGGCCGGCTGCAGCGCAACTTCCAGGGCTATTCCACCCACGCCGGCCATGACCAGCTCGGCTTCGGCGTTTCGTCAATCGGCGCAGTGGCGGGCCGTTACGTGCAGAACGCCCGCACGCTGGATGACTACTACAGTGGCCTCGACGCCGGCGTGCTGCCGGTGATGCGCGGCTTCGCCATGCGTGACGAAGATCGCTTGCGGCGCGATGTGATCGGCGCGCTGATGTGCAATGGCGTGTTGGACATGGCGGCAGTCGAAGCGCGCCACCGCATCGATTTTGCCGGGCACTTCGCGCACGAGCTGGCGGAGCTGGCGCAGCTGGCCGAAGACGGACTGGTGCGCTGTGAGCCAGGCCGCATCGAGGTGACACCGCTGGGGCGTTTGCTGGTGCGCCGCCTGGCCATGGTGTTCGACGGCTTCCTGCGCGAGGATGCCCGGCGCACCGAGCCCGCTGCCATCCGGAGCGCTGATGCGGGTACGCCTTTGCCGATGCCAACGCGCTACTCGCGCGTGGTTTAA